One genomic region from Spirosoma sp. KCTC 42546 encodes:
- a CDS encoding polysaccharide biosynthesis/export family protein: MTIFLTNLPRNKHSYLLIAFLLSVSSFYSCTSTKSITYFQGDGTLDTARLATLASITPPISRIQPDDILAIVVSSLSSESNELFNFANINTVTMSRFPSAVAGGNNSQPLGYLIDADGYTNLPLIGKIKLGSLTNEEAEQQIQEKLGKYLKEVTVNIRNLNRRYSVLGEVVRPGVYNLLNDHTTLPQIISAVGDLTTYGRRDNVMLIRTTNEKREIVKIDLTKRDILNSPYYFIRHDDIIYVEPRPGRITATDRTLQLAPLFLGVTSTLLVILNFIRK, translated from the coding sequence ATGACGATCTTTTTAACAAACTTACCTCGGAATAAGCACAGTTATCTCCTGATTGCTTTCCTACTATCTGTTTCCTCATTTTATTCCTGTACATCTACAAAGTCTATTACTTATTTCCAAGGTGATGGAACTCTCGATACGGCTCGGCTGGCAACATTAGCTTCAATTACTCCTCCCATTTCGCGAATTCAGCCTGATGATATCTTGGCAATTGTTGTAAGCAGTTTGAGTTCAGAATCAAATGAACTCTTTAATTTTGCCAACATCAACACTGTTACAATGAGTCGATTTCCATCAGCAGTAGCTGGAGGAAATAATTCACAACCATTAGGCTATTTGATAGATGCGGATGGCTACACGAATTTACCTTTGATAGGTAAAATAAAGTTGGGTAGTTTAACAAATGAAGAAGCTGAACAACAGATCCAAGAAAAGCTTGGTAAATATCTTAAAGAAGTTACGGTTAATATAAGGAATTTAAATCGTCGTTACAGCGTACTAGGCGAAGTAGTAAGACCAGGTGTATATAATCTTTTAAATGACCACACAACATTACCACAAATAATAAGCGCAGTAGGTGATTTAACCACCTATGGACGTAGGGATAATGTGATGCTTATTCGTACAACAAACGAGAAACGGGAAATCGTAAAAATTGATTTGACGAAACGTGACATCCTAAATTCGCCCTATTATTTTATTCGACACGACGATATAATTTATGTAGAGCCGAGACCAGGGCGCATTACTGCAACTGATCGAACCCTACAGCTTGCGCCACTTTTCCTAGGCGTTACTTCTACTCTACTAGTTATTTTAAATTTTATTAGAAAGTAA
- a CDS encoding sugar transferase, with translation MNQLSNLFQRNESDFVSTDFTVGYAPIEFTIPEKTVHRDKQPVSNIFLQWTPDQQVVSLPQSTLYTRIGKRIFDVVVATLVLVFVLSWLIPLIGLLIVLESPGSVFFIQARSGRRGKAFQCFKFRTMVHISTQQGAFRQTARNDNRVTALGRFLRRTNLDEMPQFINVLLGDMSLVGPRPHAVQHDVQHWSSPAYRERYWVRPGITGLAQVRGSRGATGAKHQMEHRVRYDHLYIPRQTFLLDMKICFRTVKLMFKGDANAW, from the coding sequence ATGAATCAACTTTCCAACTTATTTCAGCGTAATGAATCGGACTTTGTTTCAACAGATTTCACAGTAGGTTACGCTCCTATTGAATTTACAATACCCGAGAAAACGGTTCATCGGGACAAACAACCAGTATCGAATATTTTCCTTCAATGGACGCCTGATCAACAGGTTGTTTCATTGCCTCAAAGCACCTTGTATACACGTATTGGAAAGCGGATTTTCGATGTTGTCGTTGCCACGCTTGTTCTTGTATTTGTGCTATCCTGGCTTATACCCCTCATTGGGCTCCTAATTGTGCTCGAATCACCAGGATCTGTCTTTTTTATTCAGGCCCGTTCGGGCCGACGAGGTAAAGCCTTTCAATGCTTCAAATTTCGAACAATGGTGCACATCTCTACACAGCAGGGAGCATTTCGCCAAACTGCCCGGAATGATAACCGGGTTACAGCCCTGGGCCGTTTTCTCCGTAGAACCAATCTCGATGAAATGCCCCAGTTCATTAATGTCCTATTAGGTGATATGAGCTTGGTTGGCCCTCGCCCCCATGCGGTACAACATGATGTACAACATTGGTCATCACCTGCCTATAGAGAGCGCTACTGGGTTCGTCCTGGAATTACGGGCCTAGCCCAAGTCCGTGGTTCACGTGGAGCAACGGGCGCAAAACATCAAATGGAACACCGAGTTCGCTACGATCATTTATATATTCCCCGCCAAACATTCCTATTGGATATGAAAATTTGTTTCCGAACAGTAAAGTTGATGTTCAAAGGGGATGCCAACGCCTGGTAA
- a CDS encoding LytTR family DNA-binding domain-containing protein has translation MKRLPGKRGEHHYDPHQVLYLIGNINYCYLYMVNGEVILSCRTLKWFADQWPCFLRVHKKALINQAYITFCKPAGNSTDTNYVVMADQTQFEIARRRVPAVLPVLSELRLVS, from the coding sequence ATGAAACGACTCCCCGGAAAGCGCGGTGAGCATCATTACGATCCGCACCAGGTCCTGTACCTGATTGGTAATATCAATTATTGTTATCTATACATGGTGAACGGCGAGGTAATCTTATCCTGTCGCACCTTAAAATGGTTCGCCGATCAGTGGCCCTGTTTCTTACGGGTGCACAAAAAGGCACTGATTAACCAGGCTTACATTACTTTCTGCAAACCCGCTGGCAACTCCACCGATACAAACTATGTTGTCATGGCTGATCAGACCCAGTTTGAGATTGCCCGTCGGCGCGTTCCGGCTGTTCTTCCGGTACTCTCGGAGCTTCGCTTGGTGAGTTGA
- a CDS encoding UpxY family transcription antiterminator — translation MPWFVIYTKSRSEKLAANELRKRGVDVYCPLRKIKRQWSDRVKMVEEPLFRSYCFVNLEENERQAVYGVPGVVGYLHWLQKPAIVKQKEIDLIKDMLNDFDHDALELLDFKTADRLKITSGAFMDQEGEVMSTQGKTIVVKLESLQVYVSVDLNKNKVEKVGRTKREL, via the coding sequence ATGCCTTGGTTTGTTATTTATACGAAATCCCGATCTGAAAAGCTGGCCGCTAATGAACTCCGCAAGCGGGGCGTTGACGTCTATTGCCCACTTAGAAAAATCAAACGACAATGGTCTGACCGGGTCAAAATGGTAGAAGAACCGTTGTTCCGCTCCTATTGCTTCGTGAATCTGGAAGAGAACGAACGGCAGGCCGTATACGGTGTGCCGGGGGTAGTCGGGTATCTTCACTGGCTACAGAAACCAGCCATCGTAAAGCAAAAAGAGATTGACCTGATCAAGGACATGCTGAATGACTTTGATCACGACGCCCTGGAACTCCTCGATTTTAAAACCGCCGACCGACTTAAAATTACCTCCGGTGCCTTTATGGATCAGGAAGGTGAAGTCATGTCGACCCAGGGTAAAACCATCGTCGTCAAACTTGAATCACTACAAGTCTACGTATCCGTCGATCTGAATAAGAACAAAGTGGAGAAAGTAGGCCGGACGAAACGGGAGCTGTGA